From the genome of Natrinema marinum:
AGTAGTTTACTCTGGGGTAAACTACGGGGGCTCGAGCGCGCCGCGGTCAGTATCGGAAAAATCGGAAACGGGACGGTAACGACTATCCGTAATTCGCGATAACTGATTCGTATGACCGACGACGATCCGCCGGAGCCGGACGAGGTGTTGGCAAGCGCGACGGAACGACTCGAGAACGCGGAGCTTTCGCTGTCGGACAACGAGGAACTCCTCCACGAACTGAGCGAACTCCGGCCGCTCTACGAGACCGAGCGCTCGTATTTCGTCCTCGGGAACTACGACCGGGAGCCGATCCGCCGGCTGAACCTGGTCGTCGATCGCCTGAACCGCCGACCGGACGCCTATGCCTTCCGGATGGTCGACGTTCGCGGCGACTGGGACAACGGGATCGCGAAGTTCTGTCTGCTCGCGGACCTGGTCACCCACATCGTCGGCGTCGCGGAGCGCGAGCCCAGCGGCTTCCTCGTCGAGCAGGGACTCCTCGCCGGGACGACCGAGTATTTCGAAAAGACCCACGTGCTCAAGCGGACGTACCCCGAGGACGACCGACCCTACGGCTGGATGGAGGACGGCGTCTTCGACCTGCTCGAGACCGAGGAGCGACTGTACCGGTGGGAGACCGAGGCCGACCTCGTCGAGGCCGCCGAGTCGCTGCCGTGAACGCGGCCGGAGTGACACCGGGTGCACGTCGATCGAATCAGCCGTCGAACAGCGACGCGAGTAGCGTCGACTCGGCCTTCCGGAGGTGCTCCGCCGCGGTCGCGGTCGCGCAGTCGAGTTCGCGGGCTACGTCTTCGGTCGTCGCCGTCCGGGGCACGTCGTAGTAGCCGAGTTCGAGCGCGGTCGCGACCGCCTCCCGCTGGCGCTCGGAGAGGCGGCCGACGACGCTGTCGGCGGCGACGCGCTTCCCGCCGACCCGCTCGACGGTCACGCCGACGCCGTCGGGGACGCCGTCGACCGCGGCTTGAATGTCGGCCTCCGTCCCGACGATGCTGAACGTGTTCGTCCCGTCGTCGTTGCACTCGATCGGCGGCACCGTCATGAGGCTGCCGCGGGTGAAGTTCTCGAACAGCGAGCGGGCCGCCGTCGAGACCTCTCCCTCGAGAAAGCAATAGCACGCTCGGTCCGTGACCGGCAGTATCTCGTAATTCGACACCATCGGACTCTCGGCGAGTTCGCCTTCGAAGCGCCGATAGTCCCCCTCGAGTCGGAACAGAAAGCCCGTCGGCGGGCTCGAGACGTTCCAGTTGACGATCCGGGCTCGCTCTACGTAGTCGGCTCCGCCCGCGAGCCGCTCGTAAATCGGCGGCGCGTAGTCACCCCGCGGGTCCAGCGTGATGCGGACGCGTTTCATGCGTTCGCGTTCGAAAACGCCCGTGAAATCACTTCGCCTCGACGACGGCCTCGAACGGCAGATGATAAACCCACCCGACCGATTCGGCCGAATCGATTCCACCCCGGCGGTCGTCCGACCGCATATGCAGCGAAACGTCGGCGGACTCGATCGAATCGTCAGGGCCGTCCTGGGAACGTGGTTGCTCGTCGTCGCGGGTGCGGCCCTGTTGACCGATCGCCGGACTACCGCCGCCGCAACGGCGATCGCCGGATCGGGCCTGCTGATCAACGCGGTGACCCGATTCTGCGGCGGAAACTTCGTGCTCGGCATCGACACGACCGAAGGGTGCTGCTCGCGCGAGTGACTCGAGCGGGCGGCGGCGATCCACGGGCAGGGCCGCCGGGCCGGAGCCTGCCACCCCCTGGCGCGACCGCCGAATCGGCTACTGGTGACCCGACACCGGCACCGGTTCGTAGGGCTCCTCGAGGTACTCCATTTCGGAATCCGAAAGGCTGATCTCGAGGGCCTCGACGGCCTGCTCTAGGTGTTCGACGCTGGTCGTGCCGACGATCGGCGCGTCGACCCACTCTTTGTGGAGCAGCCACGCGAGGGCGATCTGGGCCATCGTGACTCCCTTGTCGTCTGCGACCTCCGCGACGCGCTCGTTGATCTCCGGACCGCCGCCCTCGCGGTAGGGGTGTTCGTAGAGGTATTCCTCGGACTCGCCGCGCGTCGTCGCGTCGATCTCCTCGTGGGGGCGGGTCAGATAGCCCCGCGCTAGCGGCGACCACGGAACGACGCCGACGTTCTCCTTGTCACACAGCGGCAGCATCTCGCGTTCCTCCTCCCGGTAGACGAGGTTGTAGTGGTTCTGCATCGTCGCGAAGCGCTCGAGTCCCAGCGAGTCGCTCGCGTGGAGCGCGTCGGCGAACTCGTGGGCCCACATCGAGGAGGCGCCGATGTACCGCGCGTGGCCCCTGCGGACCGCGTCGTCGAGCGCCCGGAGCGTCGTCTCGATCGGGGTGTTGTGATCCAGCCGGTGGATCTGATAGAGGTCGATCGTGTCCATCCCCAGCCGCTCCCGGCTGGCCGCCAGTTCCTGCTCGATCGCCTTCCGGGAGAGGCCACCGGAGTTCGGGTCGTCCTCGCGCATCCGGAAGAAGCCCTTCGTCGCGACGACGGACTCCTCGCGGTGGCCCTCGAGAGCGTCGCCCAGCACGCGCTCGGACTCGCCCATCGAGTACATGTTTGCCGTATCGAAGAAGTTGATCCCC
Proteins encoded in this window:
- a CDS encoding helix-turn-helix domain-containing protein; the encoded protein is MKRVRITLDPRGDYAPPIYERLAGGADYVERARIVNWNVSSPPTGFLFRLEGDYRRFEGELAESPMVSNYEILPVTDRACYCFLEGEVSTAARSLFENFTRGSLMTVPPIECNDDGTNTFSIVGTEADIQAAVDGVPDGVGVTVERVGGKRVAADSVVGRLSERQREAVATALELGYYDVPRTATTEDVARELDCATATAAEHLRKAESTLLASLFDG
- a CDS encoding YgaP family membrane protein, producing MQRNVGGLDRIVRAVLGTWLLVVAGAALLTDRRTTAAATAIAGSGLLINAVTRFCGGNFVLGIDTTEGCCSRE
- a CDS encoding aldo/keto reductase, yielding MEYTTLGSTGMQVSRICLGCMSFGSSDWREWVLDDEESKEIIDRAIDLGINFFDTANMYSMGESERVLGDALEGHREESVVATKGFFRMREDDPNSGGLSRKAIEQELAASRERLGMDTIDLYQIHRLDHNTPIETTLRALDDAVRRGHARYIGASSMWAHEFADALHASDSLGLERFATMQNHYNLVYREEEREMLPLCDKENVGVVPWSPLARGYLTRPHEEIDATTRGESEEYLYEHPYREGGGPEINERVAEVADDKGVTMAQIALAWLLHKEWVDAPIVGTTSVEHLEQAVEALEISLSDSEMEYLEEPYEPVPVSGHQ